In Nitrospiria bacterium, one DNA window encodes the following:
- a CDS encoding 4Fe-4S dicluster domain-containing protein, with translation MNKTYIIDRSSLDLLFSEIKKRGYQLIGPTIRENTIVYDEINTTSDLPVGWTDEQEGGTYRIKKREDKALFGYVLGPNSWKKFLHPPKKRLWQAKKEKKGFTILENQVTPPQLAFIGMRSCELHAISIQDRVFINGNCEDPFYKTQRKNSFTLAVNCGQAGGTCFCVSMNTGPKATTGFDLSLTEVIEPSRHYFVIEIGTDAGRDIFRTIPSRVAGDLEIKASETILDKTAEQMGRTLNTNGIQEMLYQNYDHPRWEQVAARCLTCGNCTMVCPTCFCTTVEDVTDLTGEISERWQRWDSCFTMDFSYVHGGVVRSSGKSRYRQWMTHKLATWIEQFGVSGCVGCGRCITWCPVGIDITEEVQAIAGSNP, from the coding sequence ATGAATAAAACCTACATCATTGACCGTTCCTCTCTTGATCTTTTATTTTCCGAAATAAAAAAACGAGGTTACCAGTTGATTGGACCGACTATCCGGGAAAACACCATTGTGTACGATGAAATTAACACCACATCCGATCTTCCGGTTGGATGGACCGACGAACAAGAGGGGGGAACCTACCGGATTAAAAAAAGAGAAGATAAGGCTTTATTTGGTTATGTTTTGGGTCCCAATTCATGGAAAAAATTTTTGCATCCCCCCAAAAAAAGGCTTTGGCAAGCTAAAAAGGAAAAAAAAGGATTTACCATTCTTGAAAATCAGGTCACTCCCCCCCAACTCGCCTTTATCGGAATGCGTTCCTGTGAACTGCATGCCATTTCAATTCAGGATCGGGTTTTTATAAACGGAAATTGTGAGGATCCTTTCTACAAAACACAGAGAAAAAATAGTTTTACCCTTGCCGTCAACTGTGGCCAGGCGGGTGGAACCTGCTTCTGCGTTTCAATGAACACAGGTCCCAAGGCGACAACCGGGTTTGACCTGTCACTCACGGAGGTCATTGAACCTAGCCGGCATTATTTTGTCATCGAAATAGGGACCGATGCAGGTAGGGACATCTTCCGAACCATTCCCTCCAGGGTGGCGGGAGATTTAGAAATAAAAGCTTCGGAAACCATTCTAGATAAAACCGCTGAACAAATGGGACGGACGCTGAATACCAACGGTATTCAAGAAATGCTTTACCAGAATTATGACCATCCGCGTTGGGAACAGGTTGCAGCACGCTGTTTAACCTGCGGAAACTGCACCATGGTCTGTCCCACCTGTTTTTGCACAACCGTAGAGGATGTAACCGATTTAACCGGGGAGATCAGCGAAAGGTGGCAGCGGTGGGACTCCTGTTTCACCATGGATTTTTCTTATGTGCACGGAGGGGTTGTTCGCTCCTCCGGAAAATCCCGTTATCGACAATGGATGACGCATAAACTGGCCACTTGGATTGAACAATTTGGCGTATCCGGATGCGTCGGCTGCGGGCGATGTATCACCTGGTGCCCGGTCGGAATCGATATTACCGAAGAAGTACAAGCCATCGCTGGATCCAATCCATGA
- a CDS encoding FAD/NAD(P)-binding protein, translated as MNPFVPALAEIVDRKQETSHIFTLRLRLKDKNRQKAYQFKPGQFNMVYALGVGEVPISIVSDPTNPDLLDHTIRTVGTVTTALEKMKKGHVVGLRGPFGSAWPLEEAQGKNVIIVTGGLGCAPTVSVINYVVNRRPFYGTIKILHGVKTPKDLLYRNRFRSWQKNPNTEVFLTVDHPDRNWKYRVGVVTNLFDEIRVDPQKSVVMLCGPEVMMRFAVKGLLSQRFLGSQIFLSLERNMKCAIGFCGHCQFGPSFVCKDGPVYRYDKIQKWFNQHEI; from the coding sequence ATGAATCCATTTGTCCCCGCTCTTGCGGAAATTGTGGACAGAAAACAGGAAACCTCCCACATTTTTACCCTTCGCCTTCGGTTAAAAGACAAAAACCGTCAGAAAGCCTATCAATTTAAACCAGGACAATTTAACATGGTCTACGCCCTGGGTGTAGGTGAGGTGCCCATCTCCATTGTTTCAGATCCAACAAACCCAGACCTTCTGGACCATACTATCCGCACCGTCGGAACGGTAACCACCGCATTGGAGAAAATGAAAAAAGGCCATGTGGTGGGACTTCGGGGTCCCTTTGGTAGTGCTTGGCCCTTAGAGGAGGCACAGGGGAAAAATGTGATTATCGTCACCGGAGGTCTTGGTTGCGCCCCCACGGTTTCCGTCATTAACTACGTCGTAAATCGCCGACCATTTTACGGGACGATAAAAATTTTGCATGGGGTCAAAACCCCCAAGGACCTTTTGTATCGGAACCGGTTCCGGTCGTGGCAAAAAAATCCCAACACCGAGGTTTTCCTCACGGTAGATCATCCGGATCGAAACTGGAAATACCGCGTAGGGGTTGTCACCAATTTGTTTGACGAAATTCGGGTTGATCCCCAAAAAAGCGTGGTCATGCTGTGCGGACCGGAAGTGATGATGCGATTTGCCGTAAAAGGCCTCCTCTCACAAAGATTTTTAGGAAGCCAGATTTTTCTTTCCTTGGAACGAAACATGAAATGCGCCATTGGATTCTGCGGACACTGTCAGTTTGGCCCTTCTTTTGTGTGCAAAGATGGACCCGTTTACCGGTACGACAAAATACAAAAGTGGTTTAATCAACATGAAATATAG
- a CDS encoding oxidoreductase yields MKYRQPRPRKPKLAVWKFASCDGCQLSLLDCEDDLLLLSEQIQIANFPEASKAIIKGPYDLSLVEGSITTPHDADRIKKVRESSKFLVTIGACATSGGIQALRNFKDVNEFISIVYATPQYIQTLDLSTPISEHVRVDFELRGCPINKSQLVEVINAFLNERKPNTPSHSVCMECKLAQVTCVMVAHGTPCLGPVTHAGCDAICPTYHRGCYGCFGPMETPNTQALRTQWLHLGKNVDEINRTFRSFNAYAEPFRTEGSSNDPSKK; encoded by the coding sequence ATGAAATATAGGCAGCCCCGGCCCCGAAAACCAAAATTAGCAGTTTGGAAATTTGCTTCCTGCGATGGGTGCCAACTTAGCCTTCTGGACTGCGAAGATGACCTGCTTCTCCTTTCTGAGCAAATTCAAATTGCAAATTTTCCCGAAGCCTCTAAGGCCATCATCAAAGGGCCCTATGATCTTTCTTTGGTTGAAGGTTCCATCACGACCCCCCATGATGCCGATCGGATTAAAAAAGTCCGGGAGTCCTCAAAATTTCTGGTGACCATCGGTGCCTGTGCCACTTCGGGGGGAATTCAAGCCCTTCGAAACTTTAAAGATGTGAATGAGTTTATTTCCATCGTCTACGCAACGCCCCAATACATTCAGACACTGGATCTCTCCACCCCCATTTCGGAGCATGTACGCGTTGATTTTGAACTCAGAGGCTGCCCCATTAATAAATCTCAACTCGTGGAAGTCATCAATGCCTTTCTTAACGAAAGGAAACCGAATACCCCTTCCCATAGTGTCTGCATGGAATGCAAATTGGCACAAGTTACCTGTGTGATGGTTGCCCATGGAACCCCGTGCTTGGGCCCGGTGACCCATGCCGGGTGCGACGCCATTTGCCCCACGTATCACCGGGGTTGTTATGGGTGTTTCGGTCCCATGGAAACCCCCAATACACAAGCCCTTCGCACCCAATGGCTTCATCTGGGGAAAAACGTAGACGAAATTAACCGTACCTTCCGCAGCTTTAACGCATATGCTGAACCCTTTCGCACAGAGGGCAGTTCTAATGACCCATCAAAAAAATAA
- a CDS encoding Ni/Fe hydrogenase subunit alpha codes for MTHQKNKTIKVDYLSRVEGEGGLYIKVKDNKVVDVKLKIFEPPRFFEAFLRGRSFTEAPDITARICGICPVAYQMSTVHAIEDAFGIQVEEPIRQLRRLIYCGEWIESHTLHIVMLHAPDFLGYEDAIQMAKDHPEIVQRGLQLKKTGNELLTFMGGREIHPINVKVGGFYKVPTQKDLLPLMEKLKWAREAALETVRWTATLPFPDIAHDYEFVALHHPDEYPFNEGRLLSNKGLNIHIRDYEQHFSEEQVPYSNALHSVLRNRAPYFVGPMARYNINFENLSPLAQQISREAGLSPICTNPFQSIIIRSIEVLYACDEALRIMEDYEKPNQPAAPVSPQKGTGYGCTEAPRGTLYHRFQVDDNGMIRDAKIVPPTSQNQKIIESDLKAFVEKNFHLSKEKLTYQCEQSIRNYDPCISCSTHFLKLNIDHLP; via the coding sequence ATGACCCATCAAAAAAATAAAACCATAAAAGTTGATTATCTCTCGAGGGTTGAGGGAGAGGGGGGGCTTTACATCAAGGTAAAGGATAACAAAGTCGTTGATGTCAAATTAAAAATATTCGAACCTCCCCGGTTTTTTGAAGCGTTTTTAAGAGGAAGATCGTTCACCGAGGCCCCTGATATTACCGCTCGAATTTGCGGGATCTGTCCCGTGGCCTATCAGATGAGTACGGTTCACGCCATTGAAGATGCATTTGGAATTCAGGTAGAGGAACCCATACGGCAGCTTCGCCGGCTCATTTATTGCGGGGAATGGATTGAAAGTCACACCCTCCACATTGTGATGCTCCATGCCCCGGACTTCCTTGGGTATGAGGATGCAATTCAGATGGCCAAAGACCACCCGGAAATTGTCCAAAGAGGACTTCAACTTAAAAAAACCGGAAACGAACTGTTAACCTTTATGGGGGGAAGGGAAATTCATCCTATTAACGTAAAGGTGGGAGGCTTTTATAAGGTCCCAACCCAAAAAGATCTACTTCCTCTCATGGAGAAATTAAAATGGGCGCGTGAGGCCGCTTTGGAAACCGTTCGATGGACGGCAACCCTTCCCTTTCCCGACATCGCCCACGATTATGAATTCGTGGCGCTGCACCACCCGGATGAGTACCCTTTTAATGAAGGCCGATTGCTTTCCAATAAAGGGTTAAACATACACATTCGGGATTATGAACAACATTTTTCGGAAGAGCAGGTACCCTATTCCAATGCCCTTCACTCTGTATTAAGAAACAGGGCCCCCTACTTTGTGGGACCCATGGCCCGTTACAATATCAATTTCGAAAACCTGTCACCTTTAGCTCAGCAAATATCCCGTGAGGCGGGATTATCCCCCATCTGTACCAACCCCTTTCAAAGCATTATTATTCGAAGCATTGAGGTTCTCTATGCGTGTGACGAAGCCCTGCGAATCATGGAGGATTACGAGAAGCCCAACCAACCCGCAGCCCCGGTTTCTCCACAAAAAGGAACAGGATATGGCTGCACGGAGGCCCCCCGGGGAACCCTTTATCACCGTTTTCAAGTAGATGACAATGGAATGATCAGGGATGCTAAAATTGTTCCTCCCACCTCTCAAAATCAAAAAATAATCGAAAGCGACCTTAAGGCATTCGTTGAAAAAAATTTTCATCTCTCAAAAGAAAAACTCACCTACCAATGCGAGCAATCCATTCGAAATTATGATCCGTGTATTTCGTGTTCAACCCACTTTCTTAAACTGAACATCGATCATCTACCATGA
- a CDS encoding hydrogenase maturation protease: protein MIQPKQKISSKTLLIGVGNEFQHDDGIGLEIVRAFRNKRIPFVITKEQTGEGTALLEAWKGSHSVFLFDAIQPAKKAGTIHRVDIQQQSLTPRFLKFSTHGFSIFEAIELSRALEQLPTHFVVYGIEGKNFETGVGLSPEVQEALPAIIQKSEAEIYERINWKD, encoded by the coding sequence ATGATCCAGCCAAAACAAAAAATCAGTTCAAAAACCCTACTCATCGGGGTCGGGAACGAATTTCAACATGATGATGGAATCGGCCTCGAAATTGTTCGGGCTTTCAGAAATAAAAGAATTCCCTTTGTGATCACTAAGGAGCAAACCGGTGAGGGAACCGCCCTCCTGGAGGCCTGGAAGGGAAGCCATAGCGTTTTTCTCTTTGATGCCATTCAACCCGCTAAAAAAGCCGGGACCATTCATCGGGTGGATATTCAACAACAATCCCTCACCCCTAGATTTCTCAAATTCTCCACCCACGGTTTCAGTATTTTTGAGGCCATTGAATTATCACGGGCGTTGGAACAGCTTCCAACCCATTTCGTCGTATATGGTATCGAAGGAAAAAATTTTGAGACGGGTGTGGGACTCTCCCCTGAAGTGCAAGAGGCCTTACCTGCGATCATTCAAAAAAGTGAAGCAGAAATTTATGAACGAATTAATTGGAAAGACTAA
- the hypF gene encoding carbamoyltransferase HypF: MNELIGKTNQIKRFRLSLKGTVQGMGFRPFIHRKASRLGLSGWVCNTSEGLLIEIEGPLPQLNSFIDHFSENQPAHSTLEKMEMTLLAPRGYKNFTILPSKKGQSTSGILPDIAVCRECLEEMFNPNDRRYQFPFTTCSLCGPRFSIIEGTPFDREKTTMKIFKMCKNCEREYENPKDRRFHAQTISCRECGPHLELWDQEGKKINEFHPALLQATKAIRKGKIVALKGLGGFHLIANATLEKSLHRLRRKKNRPEKPFAIMAPDLGWVKILCEVSEEEKKILQSPESPIVLLQYREPLKSSPVAPSVAPGLTTLGIMLPYTPLHHLFLKELGLPVVATSGNLSDEPLCIDEHETIKRLNPIADLFLVHNRPIARQLDDSLVRFVNNRLMILRRARGYTPVPIGLNKIISPTLSVGAHLKNTIALSSGNQVFISQHIGDLNSALSFHSFRKTISDFKRLFNIIPEKIVSDAHPNYTSTQYAQETELPNESVQHHYAHVLSCMAEHQLESPLLGVSWDGTGFGLDGTIWGGEFLQIHENSFSRVAHFRNFPLPGGEKAIREPRRSALGLLYEVFGTSLFENTDSPFLKSFLPSELKVFQKMLSQKLNSPYTCSVGRLFDAIAAIIGIRNKTSYEGQAAMELEVASENAQCMESYPFQINVGKTKNDGILIVDWGPMVSKILKEISSRKSKGTISSKFHNTLVEIIIQVTKQVGEKRVILTGGCFQNKTLTEKATARLTQEGLIPYWNQQVPPNDGGISLGQIIAASRKTGER; the protein is encoded by the coding sequence ATGAACGAATTAATTGGAAAGACTAATCAGATCAAGCGCTTCCGGCTTTCTTTAAAAGGGACAGTTCAGGGAATGGGGTTTCGCCCCTTTATCCACCGCAAAGCATCCCGCTTGGGGCTATCCGGTTGGGTCTGCAATACATCGGAAGGGCTTTTGATTGAAATAGAAGGCCCCCTCCCCCAATTGAACTCCTTTATTGATCATTTTTCTGAAAACCAACCTGCCCATTCCACGTTGGAAAAAATGGAAATGACCCTTCTGGCCCCCAGGGGGTACAAAAATTTTACCATCCTTCCCAGCAAAAAGGGCCAAAGCACATCAGGAATTCTCCCCGATATTGCAGTTTGCAGGGAATGTCTTGAGGAAATGTTTAACCCCAATGACCGTCGTTATCAATTCCCTTTTACCACCTGCTCCCTTTGCGGACCTCGATTTTCGATTATCGAAGGAACTCCCTTTGACAGGGAAAAAACAACCATGAAAATTTTTAAAATGTGCAAAAATTGTGAACGGGAATATGAAAATCCTAAAGACCGGCGCTTTCACGCACAAACCATTTCATGCCGGGAATGCGGTCCCCACCTTGAACTATGGGACCAAGAAGGTAAAAAAATCAATGAATTCCACCCAGCCCTTCTGCAAGCAACGAAAGCCATCAGAAAGGGAAAAATAGTGGCATTAAAGGGATTGGGAGGATTTCATCTGATCGCCAATGCGACCCTTGAAAAGTCGCTTCACCGGTTACGGCGCAAGAAAAACCGCCCTGAAAAACCCTTTGCAATCATGGCCCCGGATTTGGGTTGGGTTAAGATCCTTTGCGAGGTTTCCGAAGAGGAAAAAAAAATATTACAATCTCCGGAAAGTCCCATTGTCCTGCTTCAATACCGGGAGCCCCTTAAATCATCCCCTGTGGCACCATCCGTTGCCCCGGGATTAACCACCTTAGGGATCATGCTTCCCTATACCCCCCTCCACCATCTCTTTCTAAAGGAGCTCGGTCTCCCTGTGGTTGCCACCAGCGGAAATCTTTCAGATGAACCTTTATGCATTGATGAGCATGAAACCATTAAAAGATTGAATCCCATCGCCGATCTTTTTTTGGTTCACAACCGTCCCATTGCAAGGCAACTGGATGACTCCTTGGTCCGCTTTGTAAATAATCGTCTTATGATCCTTCGAAGGGCGCGGGGATATACACCGGTTCCCATTGGCCTCAATAAAATTATTTCCCCTACCTTATCCGTTGGTGCCCATTTAAAAAACACCATTGCCCTCTCATCAGGAAACCAGGTTTTCATCAGCCAACACATCGGAGATTTAAACAGCGCACTTTCATTTCATTCCTTTCGCAAAACCATTTCGGATTTTAAACGCCTGTTCAATATTATCCCTGAAAAAATCGTGAGCGATGCCCACCCTAATTACACATCAACCCAATATGCACAAGAAACAGAATTGCCCAATGAATCCGTTCAGCATCATTATGCCCATGTTCTCTCCTGCATGGCAGAACATCAACTGGAAAGTCCCCTCCTGGGAGTGTCTTGGGATGGAACCGGCTTTGGGTTAGATGGAACAATCTGGGGGGGAGAGTTCCTGCAGATCCATGAAAACTCTTTTTCCCGTGTCGCTCATTTTAGAAATTTTCCACTGCCCGGTGGTGAAAAAGCCATTAGAGAACCCAGAAGATCGGCTCTCGGTCTGCTCTATGAGGTCTTCGGAACATCCCTTTTCGAAAATACGGACAGTCCATTTCTAAAATCCTTTTTACCCTCCGAACTAAAAGTTTTTCAAAAAATGCTTTCTCAAAAATTGAATTCCCCTTATACCTGCAGCGTAGGGCGCCTATTCGATGCCATTGCGGCTATCATTGGAATTCGGAATAAAACCTCTTATGAAGGCCAAGCGGCCATGGAACTGGAGGTTGCCAGTGAAAACGCCCAATGCATGGAGAGCTACCCCTTTCAAATCAATGTAGGGAAAACGAAAAATGACGGTATTTTAATTGTAGACTGGGGGCCTATGGTTTCAAAGATCCTAAAAGAGATTTCATCACGGAAATCAAAAGGGACTATTTCTTCCAAATTTCATAATACCCTGGTTGAGATCATTATTCAGGTTACGAAGCAAGTCGGTGAGAAAAGAGTCATTTTGACGGGGGGGTGTTTTCAAAACAAAACCCTTACCGAAAAAGCCACCGCCCGTCTGACCCAAGAGGGATTAATCCCTTATTGGAACCAACAAGTCCCCCCCAATGATGGGGGAATTTCTTTAGGCCAAATCATAGCAGCTTCAAGAAAAACGGGTGAAAGATAG
- a CDS encoding HypC/HybG/HupF family hydrogenase formation chaperone → MCLGIPGKIINILDDGPLTRTGKVSFGGILKEINLAYTPEASVGDYVIVHAGFSISKINEQEASRVFDYLDQMGEIQELDSDNPKP, encoded by the coding sequence ATGTGCCTTGGAATCCCCGGGAAAATCATCAACATTCTTGACGATGGACCGTTGACGCGGACGGGAAAGGTCAGTTTCGGAGGGATTCTCAAAGAGATCAATTTGGCCTATACCCCTGAAGCATCCGTTGGCGATTATGTGATTGTCCATGCCGGTTTTTCGATAAGCAAAATAAATGAACAGGAAGCGAGCAGGGTATTTGATTATCTCGATCAAATGGGAGAAATTCAAGAATTAGATTCCGATAACCCGAAACCATAG
- the hypD gene encoding hydrogenase formation protein HypD, with protein MKFLDEYRNEKEVQQYAQRIRTITTKPWTIMEVCGGQTHTIVKFGIDELLPPSLELVHGPGCPVCVTPVELIEKAIRISLMPDVVLCSFGDMLRVPGAKGDLFSAKAKGAEVRVVYSPLDALSLAEKFPQKQVVFFAVGFETTAPATAMAVYQAKQKSILNFSLLVSHVNVPPAMESILSSPNNRVQGFLAAGHVCTIMGYEEYEPISNKYNVPIVVTGFEPLDILQGVYMCVKQLEEARAHTENQYTRSVQRKGNRPAQKILQEVFKVVSRKWRGVGQIPKSGLGFQEPFESFDAEKRFQVEGFHLEEPTECISGLILQGIKKPPECSCFGKSCTPEHPLGATMVSSEGACAAYYKYRKNEVPRVQSVEYLKTPLP; from the coding sequence ATGAAATTCCTTGATGAATATAGGAACGAAAAAGAAGTCCAACAATATGCGCAGCGGATTAGGACCATCACGACAAAACCCTGGACCATCATGGAGGTTTGCGGAGGACAAACCCACACCATTGTTAAATTCGGAATTGATGAACTCCTACCACCCTCTTTGGAATTGGTCCATGGTCCGGGCTGTCCTGTGTGTGTCACTCCAGTTGAACTCATCGAAAAAGCCATCCGGATTTCCTTAATGCCCGATGTGGTTCTTTGTTCTTTTGGGGATATGCTTCGAGTTCCCGGGGCAAAAGGAGACCTCTTCTCCGCAAAGGCAAAAGGGGCAGAGGTGAGAGTGGTCTACTCCCCCTTAGACGCCTTATCACTTGCCGAGAAATTTCCCCAAAAACAGGTTGTTTTTTTTGCCGTCGGTTTTGAAACCACTGCCCCGGCCACGGCCATGGCCGTCTATCAGGCAAAACAAAAAAGCATTCTTAATTTTTCTCTTTTAGTTTCCCATGTCAACGTTCCCCCTGCAATGGAGTCCATCCTGTCCTCTCCCAACAACCGGGTGCAAGGTTTCTTAGCGGCTGGGCATGTCTGTACAATTATGGGTTATGAAGAATATGAACCGATTTCAAACAAATACAACGTTCCTATCGTCGTTACAGGTTTTGAACCCCTGGATATTCTCCAAGGGGTATACATGTGCGTTAAGCAGTTGGAGGAAGCCCGCGCTCACACTGAAAACCAATATACCCGTTCGGTTCAGCGGAAGGGAAACCGCCCGGCCCAAAAAATTCTTCAGGAGGTCTTCAAAGTGGTTTCAAGAAAATGGCGGGGAGTCGGGCAGATCCCAAAAAGTGGTCTTGGTTTTCAGGAGCCCTTTGAGAGCTTCGATGCCGAAAAACGGTTTCAGGTTGAAGGATTTCATCTGGAAGAACCCACTGAATGTATCAGCGGATTAATTTTACAGGGGATCAAAAAACCCCCTGAATGTTCTTGCTTTGGGAAAAGCTGTACTCCGGAGCATCCTTTGGGTGCAACCATGGTTTCTTCCGAAGGCGCGTGTGCCGCATATTATAAATACCGGAAGAATGAAGTTCCTCGCGTCCAGAGCGTAGAGTATCTAAAAACCCCTCTCCCTTAA
- the hypE gene encoding hydrogenase expression/formation protein HypE, with protein MKSPQPFSINCPLPVSDYPNLLLAHGGGGILTHQLIEKMFLPGFKNEFITQRHDSAVLPLKGINVAFTTDSYVVNPLFFPGGDIGSLSVYGTVNDLAMSGARPMFLSLGLIIEEGLDMQTLWKVVQSIREAGKKTGIQIVTGDTKVVDKGKGDQLFINTSGIGLIEHGQTIGPSQVQPGDLILLSGDIGRHGIAIMAIREGLEFETSIESDSAPLSPMVLDLLSHDVEIHCMRDLTRGGLASALNEISRVAHRGIMTDEKKIPFREDVKGACEILGFDPLYVANEGRFVAFVPPRDAERALAVMRSHPLGKGASIIGWVEEKSEPLVKLKSSVGTTRLVEMLSGEQLPRIC; from the coding sequence ATGAAATCCCCACAACCTTTTTCCATCAACTGCCCCCTACCCGTATCCGACTACCCCAATCTGCTCTTGGCCCATGGGGGTGGCGGAATACTCACCCATCAACTGATCGAAAAAATGTTTCTACCCGGGTTTAAAAACGAATTTATAACCCAACGGCATGATTCCGCCGTTCTTCCCCTTAAGGGAATAAATGTTGCCTTTACCACCGATTCCTATGTGGTCAATCCTCTTTTCTTTCCAGGTGGAGACATCGGGTCACTTTCGGTTTACGGAACGGTCAATGACTTGGCCATGAGCGGAGCGCGGCCGATGTTTTTAAGCCTGGGTTTAATAATCGAAGAAGGGTTAGACATGCAAACCCTCTGGAAAGTGGTTCAATCCATTCGTGAAGCAGGAAAGAAAACCGGTATTCAAATCGTCACTGGGGATACCAAAGTCGTAGACAAAGGAAAAGGGGACCAACTGTTTATTAATACCTCAGGAATAGGACTCATTGAGCACGGCCAAACCATAGGCCCCTCCCAGGTTCAACCCGGCGATTTAATCCTCCTAAGCGGGGACATTGGACGACATGGCATTGCCATCATGGCGATTCGGGAAGGATTAGAGTTTGAAACCTCCATTGAATCCGACTCCGCCCCACTCTCCCCAATGGTATTAGACCTTCTTTCTCATGATGTGGAAATTCACTGTATGAGGGATTTAACCCGTGGGGGACTGGCGAGCGCCCTCAATGAAATCTCCCGTGTTGCACACCGTGGAATAATGACGGATGAGAAGAAAATTCCCTTTCGTGAAGATGTAAAAGGGGCATGTGAGATTTTAGGGTTTGACCCTCTTTACGTTGCCAACGAGGGCCGTTTTGTGGCTTTTGTTCCTCCCCGGGATGCCGAACGCGCGCTTGCCGTTATGCGGTCACACCCATTGGGGAAAGGAGCTTCGATCATTGGATGGGTTGAAGAAAAATCAGAACCCTTGGTTAAATTGAAAAGCTCAGTGGGAACCACCCGGTTGGTTGAAATGCTCAGCGGTGAGCAATTACCGCGTATCTGCTAA
- a CDS encoding response regulator, giving the protein MRKIHQVMHRSILIAEDDINLAHTLGEAIDTVSDQINLRAIVIYPVPSLDEAIQVICRWRIDLMIVDEKLRGNLTGLDLIKLLNNTSLHMAKVLITGDTGTTNYCLYSKDHHIDAIVEKPLKIRKLKKILRTVMTKNVQIGKV; this is encoded by the coding sequence ATGAGAAAAATTCACCAAGTAATGCATCGATCTATCCTTATCGCTGAAGACGATATTAATCTAGCACATACGTTGGGTGAAGCAATTGACACAGTTTCCGATCAGATAAACCTCCGGGCGATCGTGATCTATCCGGTACCTTCGTTGGATGAGGCAATTCAAGTCATTTGCCGATGGAGAATCGATCTGATGATCGTAGATGAGAAATTACGGGGTAATTTGACTGGATTGGATCTGATCAAACTGCTCAATAATACATCGCTCCATATGGCAAAGGTCCTTATTACAGGAGACACGGGCACGACCAATTACTGCCTCTATTCAAAAGATCACCACATTGACGCGATAGTAGAAAAACCTTTGAAAATCCGAAAACTAAAAAAGATTTTGCGGACAGTGATGACAAAGAACGTTCAGATTGGGAAGGTTTGA